A window of the Egibacter rhizosphaerae genome harbors these coding sequences:
- a CDS encoding tryptophanase, with amino-acid sequence MERRSWAEPYRVKVVEPIRMTTRAEREERIAEAGYNTFLLRSEDVYIDLLTDSGTAAMSDQQWAAMMVGDEAYAGSRSYYRLEEAVRLVYGYEELVPTHQGRGAEHLLSQVLISPGDVVPGNMYFTTTRFHQEYAGGRFVDVIIDEAHDPESLHPFKGNIDLDKLQAVIDTHGADRVPYVSFETNVNMAGGQPASMANIKAVHERCRHYGIPVMLDATRALENAWFIQQREGGYADRSVAEILREVCDHSEGATVSSKKDNLVNIGGFLAVRDPEIARRARTLLVAFEGLQTYGGMAGRDMEALARGIHEMVETDDHVGARVGQVEYLGDLLVKAGVPIVRPVGGHGVFLDARRICSHLAHEHLPAQALAAAIYRDSGVRGMERGIVSAGRDPQTGEHHTPKLELVRLTLPRRVYTQAHMDVTAESIAHVTDEAEQIPGLEFTYEPGELRFFQARFQPLSG; translated from the coding sequence GTGGAGCGTCGCAGCTGGGCCGAGCCGTACCGCGTGAAGGTCGTCGAGCCGATCAGGATGACCACGCGGGCCGAACGCGAGGAGCGCATCGCAGAAGCCGGCTACAACACGTTCCTGCTGCGCAGCGAGGACGTGTACATCGACCTGCTCACGGACTCGGGGACGGCCGCGATGTCCGACCAGCAGTGGGCGGCCATGATGGTCGGCGACGAGGCCTACGCGGGCAGTCGGAGCTACTACCGCCTGGAGGAGGCGGTCCGTCTGGTCTACGGGTACGAGGAGCTCGTGCCCACCCATCAGGGCCGCGGCGCCGAGCACCTGCTCAGCCAGGTCCTCATCTCACCGGGTGACGTGGTTCCCGGGAACATGTACTTCACCACCACACGGTTCCATCAGGAGTACGCCGGGGGGCGGTTCGTCGACGTCATCATCGACGAGGCGCACGATCCCGAGAGCCTGCACCCGTTCAAGGGCAACATCGACCTCGACAAGCTGCAGGCCGTGATCGACACGCACGGGGCCGATCGCGTCCCTTATGTCTCGTTCGAGACGAACGTGAACATGGCCGGGGGACAGCCGGCGTCCATGGCCAACATCAAGGCGGTCCACGAACGGTGCCGGCACTACGGCATCCCGGTCATGCTCGACGCCACGCGCGCGCTCGAGAACGCCTGGTTCATCCAGCAGCGCGAGGGCGGCTATGCCGACCGCAGCGTGGCGGAGATCCTGCGGGAGGTCTGCGACCACTCCGAGGGGGCGACGGTCTCCTCGAAGAAGGACAACCTCGTCAACATCGGCGGCTTCCTCGCGGTCCGGGACCCGGAGATCGCCCGCCGCGCCCGCACACTGCTCGTGGCGTTCGAAGGCCTGCAGACCTACGGCGGCATGGCCGGGCGCGACATGGAGGCCCTGGCCCGCGGCATCCACGAGATGGTCGAGACCGACGACCACGTCGGGGCGCGCGTCGGGCAGGTGGAGTATCTCGGAGACCTGCTCGTGAAGGCCGGGGTGCCGATCGTGCGACCGGTCGGCGGGCACGGGGTGTTCCTGGACGCCCGCCGCATCTGCTCGCACCTGGCGCACGAACACCTGCCCGCGCAGGCGCTCGCGGCCGCGATCTACCGCGACTCCGGGGTGCGGGGCATGGAGCGCGGCATCGTCTCCGCCGGCCGCGACCCCCAGACGGGCGAGCACCACACCCCGAAGCTCGAGCTCGTGCGGCTCACCCTCCCGCGTCGGGTCTACACGCAGGCGCACATGGACGTCACCGCCGAGTCCATCGCCCACGTCACGGACGAGGCCGAGCAGATCCCCGGGCTCGAGTTCACCTACGAGCCCGGCGAGCTGCGGTTCTTCCAGGCCCGGTTCCAGCCGCTCAGCGGCTGA